The genome window AGTTCCTTATGGTGGACCCGCGGGGAATTGAACCCCGGACTCATCCATGCCATGGACGTGTGTTGCCTCTATACCACGGGCCCCTAAGCGATATACTTATATCATATTACAAAATATCATCAACGCTTCCGAGTATTATTTCTCTTTTATTTTTATCAATAAATTCAAAGCTTACAACTATGGATTTTTCAGGCACAAGTTCCTTGACCACATCCACCCACTCGATTAATACAATGTTTTGAGGATCATTAATAATATCACTAAACCCAAGAGATATTAATTCTTTGGGGTCTTTTATTCTATAAACATCGAAATGATAAAAGTTCTTAAAATTATCATTATTTGATATTTCAAATCTTCTAAAAATAACAAAAGTGGGGCTAAGAGCTTTTTCTTTTATGCCAAGCTCTTTAATAAAGCCCTGTGCAAAGGTTGTTTTCCCTCCTCCAAGATCCCCCTTTAGTCCAATAATAACCGCCTTAGTAACTTTTTTAGCTAAAACTTTTTTGGCCAAATCAGCTCCCAGCTTCTTCGTTTGTAATGATGACGCACTTAACGTTTTCATTATTAATACAATTACTTAAAAGAAGAAAAAAATCAAGATGAGTTTGACGAATTCAACAATTTGATATAAATTGAATTAAAATAACAATCTCAAATGGATCAAGCAAAAAAAATAACTAAAGAAATCAGTATACCCAGAAGTCTTTTCTTAGATGCTAAGAAAGAAATATCTTCAATATCTTCATTTTCTTCATTTTTAGAAAAATTCCTATCCAGTAACACCTCTGAAATACTAGAAGTCATCTTAGCTTCTAGTATTATTTTAGATGTATCAGATATCCATATTGAGCCCGAAGAAGAAAATGCAAAGCTCAGAGTTAGGCTTGATGGAATACTTCACGACGTGATAGAATTTGACCTTAAAATTCACAAAGGAGTGTTATCACGAATAAAACTACTTTCAGGAATAAAGCTTAATATCACCGGAAAATCACAAGATGGAAGATTTTCAATTACATTTCCCGTAATAGAAAGGGGGGGAATAGATTCCGGAGAAGATGAATTGATTGAAATAAGATCGTCATCTCTTCCGTCAGAGTATGGAGAAAGTGTTGTTATGAGATTACTTAATCCAAAAAAATTAGTAGAAATGGAAGAATTGGGTTTACGAAAAGACTTGGGTGAAATTTTTGCACGAGAGGTTAAGAGGCCAAATGGCATGATTATTGTTACCGGACCAACTGGATCTGGTAAAACCACTACCCTTTATGCAATTCTTAAAAAAATAAGGAAGCCCGAGATAAAAATAATTACAATTGAAGACCCCGTTGAATATCATCTTGCAGGAATTTCTCAAACCGAAGTTCGTCGCGAAAAAGGATATGATTTCGCTAATGGACTTAGGGCTATAGTCAGGCAAGATCCCGATGTTATATTAGTCGGTGAGGTAAGAGATCTAGAAACCGCTCAAATATCTCTTCAAGCAGCCCTTACCGGACATCTAGTTTTAACAACCCTGCATACTAACGACGCAGCCGGTACTATTTCCAGAATTCAATCTCTTGGAGAGCAGGCTCATAATATCGCTCCGGCCGTAAATATTATTATCGCACAAAGACTGGTAAGAAAAATCTGTATGCACTGTGCTACTCTTCATACTGTCACTGAAGAAGAATATCAAAAACTAAGAAAGTCTCTTGGGAAACTTTCTGAAGAAATAGTATCTTTTTCTGAAGATATAAAGATTCCTAAAATAGTAGGTTGTACTAAATGTAACGACACTGGATACAAGGGAAGAGTGGGAGTATTTGAAGCACTCATTATTGATGCAGAAATGGAAAAAATAATATTATCATCGCCGCCATCATCTGAATTAAAAGAAATAGCTATCACCAAAGGGATGATAACTATGTATCAGGACGGACTTATTAAAGTGATTAGGGGAGAGACAACGATTGACGAGGTTGAGCGAGTAGCTTTCGATTAACAAAAAAAGCACCAGAGCTGGGGTCCCTAAATAACTTATGGTAGTTAGGTACTCAAAGCTTTTAAACTTCTTCCGAGGAGAAATTTAGTCGTGAAACCAAATTATCCATTTTACTAAGAAAAAGCTCAAAGGACCCCCAGCTCTGTTGCTTTCGATACATTAACTATAACTAATATGAAAAATTTGTCAAGCCCTGAAGAGGAAACTGCTAATGACTATGTTTTCGATTCTACCCTCAGGCCTAGTGCTTGGAGTGAATATATTGGACAAGAAAAGATAAAGAAAAATGTCCAAGTTATTATCGGTGCGGCAAAAAAAAGAAAAGAATCCTGTTGCGAACATATTCTTCTCTACGGCGGATCTGGATTGGGCAAAACCACCTTAGCAAGGCTTATCGCTAAAGAAATGGGCTCTAAAATCAAGATCACTTCGGGAACCTCAATAGAAAGATCTGGCGATTTAGTAGCTCTCTTAACAAATCTTCCGGAAGGAGGAATTATTTTCATAGACGAGCTTCATAGACTAAGCAAAAATTGTGAAGAAACTATCTATCCTGCCCTAGAAGATTATAAGCTTGATTTAATTTTAGGTAAAGGGCCAATGGCCAGAACTCTTGAATTGAAGCTTCCTAGATTTACTTTAATAGGTGCAACCACTCGATTGGCTTTTCTTTCTTCCCCCCTACGCAGTAGGTTTGGGGCGACCTTTAAGCTTGATTTTTATAACATAGAAGAAATGGAAAGAATTATTAAAAGGTCTGCTAAAATACTTGAAATTGGAATTGACGATGATTCTATTAAAATTATTGCATCTAGATCCCGATTTACTCCTAGGGTAGCAAATAGACTTTTAAAAAGAGTGAGGGACTTCACTCAGATAGAAAATAAAGATAAAATAACTGAAGAGTTGACTGAAAAAGCTTTGAAAATGCTCGAGGTTGATGAATTAGGATTAGAACCGGGAGACAAGAAGATTTTAGAAGTATTGGTTGATAAGTTCAAAGGAGGTCCGGTGGGGCTACAAGCTCTCTCTGCAGCCTGTGGAGAAGAAGAAGAAACTATTCTCGATATATACGAACCATATCTTCTTCAAATGGGACTAATTGAACGAACATCAAGAGGAAGAATAGCTACATCAAAAACCTATCAACACTTGGCCTAATATGTTAAAGGGATTAATAATTGCTATTACGATTTTATTGCCCTCGGTCGTTTTCTCCCAAAATTTAATTATTACTGAAGTTCAGGTCCGAGGAGAATCTTCAAAAGAGTCCTTCATTAAAATACATAACCCTGCTCCAACAAATTTAAATATAGCTGGATTCAGACTAAGAAAAAAATCTTCTACTGGTAAAGAATATTCAATTCGAGTCTTTCCAAAAGATAGCTTTATCCCCGCAAAAGGATATTTTATTTGGGCAAATTCTAGAAATGACTATCATGTATCAATTGGTGCCGACACTTGGAGCACTGCTTCCTTATCCTCCAATAACAGCCTTGCCCTTTTTAATAATGATAGAGAAATAATAGACTCATTAGCGTGGGGAACTGGAAATGATCAATTTAAAAAAGGAAACCCCTTTGATCAAAACCCAGAAAAAGGAGAGATTATAAAAAGAAAGATAAATGATGGTGAATATAAGAATACTGGTAGCAATAATGAAGATTTTTTTATTTACCCAGAAAGAATAAACAATGAAATTATAGATAATGTTTTTTTAGAAAAAACTGCCTCTCTTGAAAAAAATAAGCCCTTCCCTTTCTTTTCTGCTTTAATGGTTGCTATATTCTCTTCATTGGTTGTATTATCTATAAAGAAACTTAACTAATCAATTTTATGGCAGGACATAGTCATTGGAAGAATACAAAACACACAAGAGAGGCTGATGCAAAAAAAAGAGCCTCAACTTTTACTAAAATCGGCAAAGCAATATCTCTTGCGGCAAAAGAGGGTGGTCCTAGCATTGATTCTAATCCGTCACTAAGACTTATCGTTGAAAAAGCTAAAAAATCAAACATGCCCAAAGAGAATATAGAAAGAGCGATTAAAAGAGGTTCTGGCGAATTAAAAGAGGGCTTACTAGAGGCATTTATCTTTGAAGCTTACGGACCAAGTGGAGTTGCTATTATTGTTGAAGGAATTACTGATAATAAAAACAGAAGCCTTTCTGACTTTAAAACAATTATAAATAGATATAACGGTAAGTTTGCAGAGTCGGGGTCAGTCAAATGGATGTTTCAAAAAAAGGGCCTTATTACAACTAGTCTTGTAGAGGACATAGATGATTTAGAAGTTAAACTTATCGTGTTAGGAGTGGATGATTATAAAATCCAAGACCAGGAAATAAATATATATACAAAACCCGAAGAATTAGAGAAAATAAAATTGGAATTAATAAATCAAGGATTAAGCATAGAATCCTCATCTTTCACCTGGATCCCCTCAATTCCAGTTGAAATAGACAAAAGAAATACAAAAACTTGTGATAAACTTTTTGAAGAGCTTGACGATAACGATGATGTACAAGAAATATATTCAAATATAAAATGATTATAATAGGAATAGATCCTGGAATAGCTACAACTGGATATGGAGTTATACAATCAAGAGAAAGAGATTCTCTTGATTGTATTGATTATGGAATAATTAAAACATCTCCGGGAACACTATTCCCAGACCGACTCAAAATAATAAATGATGATTTTATATCCCTAATAGAAAAATATAACCCGAATGTAATAGCAGTTGAAAGTATCTTTTTTTTTAAAAATGCTAAAACTGTGATACCCGTTAGTCAGGTGAAAGGAATATTTATGATGGTGGCCTCCCAAAAAAATATTCCTATTCATGAATTCACCCCTCTTCAAGCAAAAATGGCTACAGTAGGTCATGGGCGGGCACAAAAAAAACAGGTTCAAGAAATGGTTAAATTATTATTAAACCTAGACGAAATTCCTAAACCTGATGATGCAGCCGATGCCTTGGCTATTGCAATTTGCTATGCCTCTCTTAATTGTAAGTAAATATTAATCTATCTTAGCAAACTTCCTTTTGCCAACTTGAATTACCATTCCTTTTTTAGTCATTATTTCTTGTTTCCAATCTAATTGAACATCCTTTTCAATTTTAACTCCTCCCTGCTCTATTAGTCTTTTGCCCTCTGCCTTAGAGGAAACTAACCCGGAAGACAAAAGAAGGTTTAATATATTTAAAGACTTTTCCTTTACCTTAAATGTTGGAATTTGAGATGGCAGTTCCTTTTTTTTAAAAACCTTGCCGAAATCTTTTTCTGCTTTCTCTGCCTTTTCAGAGTCATAACAAATAGTTACTATTTCTTTTGCCAAAAGAGATTTTGCCTCCATCGGATTGATCTTTCCGCCAGTAATGCTTTCTTTAATTTCAAGAACATCTTCCATGGAAATTCTAGTTAATATTTCTAGCCCAGAAATTATTGATTCATCTGGCCACGACATTATCGTGCCATATATATTACTAGGAGTTTCTTCTAGTGAAACTGCACCTCCTTCCGTCTTTCCCATTTTTTTACCATCAGCGGTGACCAGCAGCTTCATTCCTAAAACGAATTTTTCTTTTTTCTTTAGATTCTTCATTAAGTCTCTACCACAAAGCATATTAAATATTTGGTCTTGGCCTCCTATTTCTAAATCAACGTCTATGGCTACGCTGTCATATCCCTGAACTAATGGATAAAGAAATTCATGCAAGTATATCGGCTTTTTTCTGTTTATTCTATCTTGAAACATGTCTCTTGCCATCATCTGTTGCACGGTAAAATTAGAAGCTAATCCGATGACCTCAGAGAAAGATAGCGAGTCATTCCATTGGCTGTTATAAAGAATTTTAGCCGGGTTAGGCCCCTCAAAATCAAGAACCTTACTCGCCATTCTTTTATAGTTTTTTGAGTTATTAAGAACCTGCTCCCTGGTTAATTTAACCCTAGTTTCTTTCTTATCAGTCGGATCACCAATCATTCCAGTAAAATCTCCGATAAGAATTATCACCTCGTGACCTAGGGTCTGAAAATCGGCTAGTTTTAAAAAAGTTACCAAGTGTCCTATGTGTAAATAAGGGCTTGTTGGGTCATAACCGCAATAAAGGCGAATTTTCTTCTTTTTATTAAGAAGTTCTGTAAGTTTTTCTGAAGAAGGATAGACTATTTCTACGGCTCTTGATACCGCCTCTTTGATTTTTACATCTTTATTTTTCATACTAAAAAGTATATCAAACTTATTATAAATTTGCTATATTTAAATAAATCGTATAGAATAACGAATTCTGATTTATTATGTTCAAAAAATATTACAAAAATATATATAAAAGTAGTGGGAGCGGCAAGTCTAGCACTAAGAATATATTTAAGAAGCTTTTCCAATGGTTTTTATTGGCGCTACTTATGGGCTCCGTTTTTAGTTTAGCGGTGTTTGTTTATTTCGCAAAAGATTTACCGCGACCAGAAAATTTCACCGAAAGACGATTTATAGAGCCTACCAGAATATATGACAGAACTGGTCAAGTTATTTTATATACAATATTTGGAGAAGAAAAAAGAGACTTAGTTTCAATAGACCAAATCCCCGAGCATTTACAACATGCAGTGATAGTAACCGAGGATGCTAATTTCTATAGTCACATCGGAGTTGATTTTAGGGGCATTGCTCGTTCTTTTTTAGAGAATATAAGGCTCCGAAGAGTGGCCCAAGGCGGTTCAACAATATCACAGCAGCTAATCAGGTCAACCTTTCTTACCGGAGAAAGGACCCTTGAACGAAAAGTTCGAGAAGTTATTCTTACTATTGAGCTTGAAAGAAGATATTCAAAAGAAATGATTCTAGAATTTTACTTGAACCAAATTCCTTTTGGAGGAAACGCTTATGGTGTTGAAGCGGCTTCACAAACCTTCTTCAATAAGTCAGTCTCTGAGATAACTGTTCCTGAAGCAGCTATATTAGCAGCACTAATCAGAAGTCCTGGTAGACTATCCCCCTATGGCAATAATATAGACGCACTAATGATTCGAAAGAATTACGTTATTGATAGAATGGTTTATAAAGGATATCTCTCATATGAAGAGGGTCAAGAATTTAAGGAAGAAGAAATTGTTTTCTCTCCTATAAACAGACTATTAAAGGCTCCTCACTTTACATTAGAGGTTGTTAGCTACCTTATGGAAAAATATGGAGATGAGTACTTAAGAACTAGAGGGTTAAAAGTTTACACTACACTTGATTGGAACTTGCAAAAAAAAGCCGAAGAGATAGTAAAGAGAAGGGTCGCATTGAATACTTCTTTCAATTCCCATAATTCATCGTTGGTAGCACTAAACCCTAATAGTGGAGAAATTTTAGCAATGGTTGGTTCGGCTAATTATTTCAAGGATCCTTATCCAGCGGGGTGTACCCCAGGGGAAAATTGTCTCTTTGAACCATACCCAAATGTAACAAAACGTTCCAGACAACCAGGTTCGGCTTTTAAGCCAATTGTTTATGCTAGTGTCTTTAAAAATGGTCATAACGACCAAACAATAATTGTAGATGAACCAATCAATATCGCTGGCTATGCCCCAAGAAATTATGATGGTCTTTTCAGAGGAGCTGTTACTATTAGGCAAGCCCTTGCTCAATCTCTTAATATTCCGGCTGTTAGAGCAACCCACCGACTTACCAATGTAGAAGAGGTTCTTCAAACAGCAGGTGATCTTGGAATAACCACTCTAGTCCACCCTGCCTCTTTTTATAGATTGCCCCTAGCACTAGGGACTGGCGAGGTAACCCTCCTTGAATTAACTTCTGCTTATGGAGTTTTTGCGGCTGATGGATTCCATGTTCCTCCAACATCAATAATAAAAATGACCGATTCTAGAGGCAGAACAATAGAGAAAAGAAACGTAACTCCTCGTAGAGTTTTAAATTCTAATGTCGCTAGATCGATTACAAGTATCTTATCAGATAATGAAGCAAGGAGCCCTGTTTTTGGATCAAACTCTCTGTTAAATATACCCGGCATATCAGTAAAAACAGGAACCACTCAAGACTACAGGGATGGTTGGGCTATTGGATATAATAATTCTATTGCTGTTGGAGTTTGGTCTGGTAATAACGACAACACCCCGATGCGAAATGCACCTGGGGCGGGAATAGCTGTTCCTATTTGGAAAGAATTTATAGAATATGCCACTTCCTTCTAATTGGCTCTTATCGGCATTACAATATAGAGAAAGTCTGATTCTCCGACTGGCTTAAAAACTCCAGGCTCAGATCCGCTATTGGTTTCAAAAACTATTTCAGAGCTTTTAATATTGCCAAGACCATCAGTTAAAAATCTGTGGTTGAAAGAAACACTCTCTTTTTTTCCAGTAATTTTTCCTGTAAGGGTGGATGAATATTCCCCAGAATCAGGACTCTGACTTAACACCTCAACCTCTTTTTTGTCAGGATCTATTCTCAATACCACCTCGTTCACTTTACCACTAAAAAGACTAGCAGCTTTTATTTGATTCAAGAGATCGTTTCGATTTAAAATAGCCTGTATACTATTTTTGGCTGGTATTATCTCTTCATAATTAGGATATTCTCCTTCAATAATTCTTGAGGTAAACTTTATTTGAGGGTGAATAATTTCTTTCATAGTCAATTCAAACAAAACCTGACTTGCACCTAAAACAATATTTATATCTCCGTCTTTTTCTCCAAAAATACCAATGATTTCCTTAACGGCTTTTTGTGGAAGAATAAATGAAAAATCATTCTCAATTACTTTGTTTAATAATAAACTCTTTTCTCCAAGCCTATAACTATCAGTTGCGACTAATTTAAGTCTGTCTTTTTTAAAATTAAAAAAAATGCCTGATATTTCCGGACGAGTAGTGGAAAAACTAGGAATATCTGAAATTTGAGATAACCCTTTACAAAGATCTTTCGCATTAATTAATATTGAATTCTTTTCAGCAACCTCTGGAATTATCGGAAAATCATCACTATTAAACCCTTTTATTTGTGTCTTATAACTACCACATTCAATTATTAAATCATTCTTGATTGTTGTAAGTTCAATATTTTTATCTGGTAAGAAATTAATAAACCCGGATAAAATATTAGCTGGAACAACAACCTCTCCCTCTTTCTCGGTTTTTGCTATAGCCCACCACTGAATACCAGTCTCTAGGTCAGTTGAAGAAATATTAATAATATTTTTCTGAGCTCTTATAATAATATTTTTTAAAATAGGAAGAGAAGAAGATCTTGAGGATATTCTTTCTGTAATTCCAACACCTTCTTTAAATTTTAATTGATTTATTTTTATCTTCATCTTTTTATTTATTAAATAATATAGTTATTATAGTCTAGGTAATTTTAATTAATTATTTAAGCTTAATTTGTGTTTAAAATAATAGGGGAGGGGCGGTTTAAGAAACTGGGTAAAATCGTGTTAATAACTTTTTGTTTATTTTGACTCCATTTTTATCCCCATTTTATAAACTTAAAATAAACTGTTTTATCAACTCTATTTCCTCCTTCAATGTTTCATTGTTTTTTATTTCCTTTTCAATTTTATCACAAGAATGGATAACAGTTGTGTGGTCTTTTCCGCCGAGCTTTCTTCCTATAAAAGGGAAGGAACAACTTAGTTCTTTTCTTAAAAGATACATAGTGATTTGTCTCGGTCTTACAATTTCTTTTTTACGAGAAACATCTAACATATCTTTTTCTTTTATATCATAGAATTGGGCAACAGCCTTAATAATTTTCTTGGGGGTTGTATTTTTAGTTGATGATCGGAAAGCACTTTTAAGGATTGATTCGGCTTTATTTAAATCAACAACTTGATTTCCTAGTTTTTGATGGGCGATAAGCTTATTTAAGGCACCCTCTAATTCTCTTATGTTTTTCTGGATATTAGTTGCTATATAATTATAAACATCATCTGAAAAATCGGCGTTCTTTTCCTGGGCTTTAGTTTTTAATATAGCTAGACGTGTTTCAATGTCTGGTTGACTTACATCGGTTATCATTCCTCCCTCAAACCTAGACCTTAGTCTTTCCGCTAGTGATTGAATTGATCTCGGGGGTCGATCAGAGGATATTATTATTTGTTTGTTCTTTTCATAAAGACTATTAAATGTATGAAAGAATTCTTCTTGAGTTTTTTCTTTACCTGAAAGGAATTGGACATCATCAATAATTAGCACATCAACATCTCTATATTTTAATTTAAACTCTTCCATGGTTCTGTTCCGGATTGAGGAAACAACTTCAGAAGTAAATTTTTCTACCGATACATATCTAATTTTTTTATTCGGGAAGTTTTTAATTATTTCATTTCCTACAGCTTGCATTAAATGAGTTTTTCCAAGACCGACTCCTCCGTATATAAATAATGGGTTATATAGTGTGCCTGGATTTTGCGATACTGCTTGCGCAGCAGCGTGTGGTAATTCATTAAAAGGACCCACAACAAAATTATCAAAAGTATATTTCGGGTTAAGATTAGTTTCTTTATCTGTATTTAATTCCATAAACTCCAATTGGTTGGAGTTTACAGGGGTATTAGTATATTTTTTAGTGGCCTGGGTTTCTTTATTACTGACAATATATTTCACGTCTTTTACCTTGCACCCATTCACCTCGTTTATAGTTTTAATAATAATCTTATTATACTTGTTTTCTAGCCATTCTTTAGCAAATGAATTAGGCACAGAAACCATTACCTCAGAGCTATTCACTGAGATTATTTCTGTATCCTTGAACCATGTATTAAAGTTGGCTTGAGATATATTTAATTGTATCTGAGCTAATACTGCGCCCCAGAGTTCGTCTTTGGTCATATGTTTTTCCTTACGGAATGATTATATCATACGTCAATAAACTAAGAAAACCAAGCGTTTAACCTAAAAAAATATTAAAATTGTTGAAAAGCTGTGGACAAAATGGGGATTAATTTTGATTATTACGATATTGGAAATTA of Candidatus Nealsonbacteria bacterium contains these proteins:
- the tsaE gene encoding tRNA (adenosine(37)-N6)-threonylcarbamoyltransferase complex ATPase subunit type 1 TsaE — translated: MKTLSASSLQTKKLGADLAKKVLAKKVTKAVIIGLKGDLGGGKTTFAQGFIKELGIKEKALSPTFVIFRRFEISNNDNFKNFYHFDVYRIKDPKELISLGFSDIINDPQNIVLIEWVDVVKELVPEKSIVVSFEFIDKNKREIILGSVDDIL
- a CDS encoding GspE/PulE family protein produces the protein MDQAKKITKEISIPRSLFLDAKKEISSISSFSSFLEKFLSSNTSEILEVILASSIILDVSDIHIEPEEENAKLRVRLDGILHDVIEFDLKIHKGVLSRIKLLSGIKLNITGKSQDGRFSITFPVIERGGIDSGEDELIEIRSSSLPSEYGESVVMRLLNPKKLVEMEELGLRKDLGEIFAREVKRPNGMIIVTGPTGSGKTTTLYAILKKIRKPEIKIITIEDPVEYHLAGISQTEVRREKGYDFANGLRAIVRQDPDVILVGEVRDLETAQISLQAALTGHLVLTTLHTNDAAGTISRIQSLGEQAHNIAPAVNIIIAQRLVRKICMHCATLHTVTEEEYQKLRKSLGKLSEEIVSFSEDIKIPKIVGCTKCNDTGYKGRVGVFEALIIDAEMEKIILSSPPSSELKEIAITKGMITMYQDGLIKVIRGETTIDEVERVAFD
- the ruvB gene encoding Holliday junction branch migration DNA helicase RuvB — encoded protein: MKNLSSPEEETANDYVFDSTLRPSAWSEYIGQEKIKKNVQVIIGAAKKRKESCCEHILLYGGSGLGKTTLARLIAKEMGSKIKITSGTSIERSGDLVALLTNLPEGGIIFIDELHRLSKNCEETIYPALEDYKLDLILGKGPMARTLELKLPRFTLIGATTRLAFLSSPLRSRFGATFKLDFYNIEEMERIIKRSAKILEIGIDDDSIKIIASRSRFTPRVANRLLKRVRDFTQIENKDKITEELTEKALKMLEVDELGLEPGDKKILEVLVDKFKGGPVGLQALSAACGEEEETILDIYEPYLLQMGLIERTSRGRIATSKTYQHLA
- a CDS encoding lamin tail domain-containing protein; translation: MLKGLIIAITILLPSVVFSQNLIITEVQVRGESSKESFIKIHNPAPTNLNIAGFRLRKKSSTGKEYSIRVFPKDSFIPAKGYFIWANSRNDYHVSIGADTWSTASLSSNNSLALFNNDREIIDSLAWGTGNDQFKKGNPFDQNPEKGEIIKRKINDGEYKNTGSNNEDFFIYPERINNEIIDNVFLEKTASLEKNKPFPFFSALMVAIFSSLVVLSIKKLN
- a CDS encoding YebC/PmpR family DNA-binding transcriptional regulator → MAGHSHWKNTKHTREADAKKRASTFTKIGKAISLAAKEGGPSIDSNPSLRLIVEKAKKSNMPKENIERAIKRGSGELKEGLLEAFIFEAYGPSGVAIIVEGITDNKNRSLSDFKTIINRYNGKFAESGSVKWMFQKKGLITTSLVEDIDDLEVKLIVLGVDDYKIQDQEINIYTKPEELEKIKLELINQGLSIESSSFTWIPSIPVEIDKRNTKTCDKLFEELDDNDDVQEIYSNIK
- the ruvC gene encoding crossover junction endodeoxyribonuclease RuvC produces the protein MIIIGIDPGIATTGYGVIQSRERDSLDCIDYGIIKTSPGTLFPDRLKIINDDFISLIEKYNPNVIAVESIFFFKNAKTVIPVSQVKGIFMMVASQKNIPIHEFTPLQAKMATVGHGRAQKKQVQEMVKLLLNLDEIPKPDDAADALAIAICYASLNCK
- the tyrS gene encoding tyrosine--tRNA ligase, with product MKNKDVKIKEAVSRAVEIVYPSSEKLTELLNKKKKIRLYCGYDPTSPYLHIGHLVTFLKLADFQTLGHEVIILIGDFTGMIGDPTDKKETRVKLTREQVLNNSKNYKRMASKVLDFEGPNPAKILYNSQWNDSLSFSEVIGLASNFTVQQMMARDMFQDRINRKKPIYLHEFLYPLVQGYDSVAIDVDLEIGGQDQIFNMLCGRDLMKNLKKKEKFVLGMKLLVTADGKKMGKTEGGAVSLEETPSNIYGTIMSWPDESIISGLEILTRISMEDVLEIKESITGGKINPMEAKSLLAKEIVTICYDSEKAEKAEKDFGKVFKKKELPSQIPTFKVKEKSLNILNLLLSSGLVSSKAEGKRLIEQGGVKIEKDVQLDWKQEIMTKKGMVIQVGKRKFAKID
- a CDS encoding transglycosylase domain-containing protein; the encoded protein is MFKKYYKNIYKSSGSGKSSTKNIFKKLFQWFLLALLMGSVFSLAVFVYFAKDLPRPENFTERRFIEPTRIYDRTGQVILYTIFGEEKRDLVSIDQIPEHLQHAVIVTEDANFYSHIGVDFRGIARSFLENIRLRRVAQGGSTISQQLIRSTFLTGERTLERKVREVILTIELERRYSKEMILEFYLNQIPFGGNAYGVEAASQTFFNKSVSEITVPEAAILAALIRSPGRLSPYGNNIDALMIRKNYVIDRMVYKGYLSYEEGQEFKEEEIVFSPINRLLKAPHFTLEVVSYLMEKYGDEYLRTRGLKVYTTLDWNLQKKAEEIVKRRVALNTSFNSHNSSLVALNPNSGEILAMVGSANYFKDPYPAGCTPGENCLFEPYPNVTKRSRQPGSAFKPIVYASVFKNGHNDQTIIVDEPINIAGYAPRNYDGLFRGAVTIRQALAQSLNIPAVRATHRLTNVEEVLQTAGDLGITTLVHPASFYRLPLALGTGEVTLLELTSAYGVFAADGFHVPPTSIIKMTDSRGRTIEKRNVTPRRVLNSNVARSITSILSDNEARSPVFGSNSLLNIPGISVKTGTTQDYRDGWAIGYNNSIAVGVWSGNNDNTPMRNAPGAGIAVPIWKEFIEYATSF
- the dnaN gene encoding DNA polymerase III subunit beta, giving the protein MKIKINQLKFKEGVGITERISSRSSSLPILKNIIIRAQKNIINISSTDLETGIQWWAIAKTEKEGEVVVPANILSGFINFLPDKNIELTTIKNDLIIECGSYKTQIKGFNSDDFPIIPEVAEKNSILINAKDLCKGLSQISDIPSFSTTRPEISGIFFNFKKDRLKLVATDSYRLGEKSLLLNKVIENDFSFILPQKAVKEIIGIFGEKDGDINIVLGASQVLFELTMKEIIHPQIKFTSRIIEGEYPNYEEIIPAKNSIQAILNRNDLLNQIKAASLFSGKVNEVVLRIDPDKKEVEVLSQSPDSGEYSSTLTGKITGKKESVSFNHRFLTDGLGNIKSSEIVFETNSGSEPGVFKPVGESDFLYIVMPIRAN
- the dnaA gene encoding chromosomal replication initiator protein DnaA, coding for MTKDELWGAVLAQIQLNISQANFNTWFKDTEIISVNSSEVMVSVPNSFAKEWLENKYNKIIIKTINEVNGCKVKDVKYIVSNKETQATKKYTNTPVNSNQLEFMELNTDKETNLNPKYTFDNFVVGPFNELPHAAAQAVSQNPGTLYNPLFIYGGVGLGKTHLMQAVGNEIIKNFPNKKIRYVSVEKFTSEVVSSIRNRTMEEFKLKYRDVDVLIIDDVQFLSGKEKTQEEFFHTFNSLYEKNKQIIISSDRPPRSIQSLAERLRSRFEGGMITDVSQPDIETRLAILKTKAQEKNADFSDDVYNYIATNIQKNIRELEGALNKLIAHQKLGNQVVDLNKAESILKSAFRSSTKNTTPKKIIKAVAQFYDIKEKDMLDVSRKKEIVRPRQITMYLLRKELSCSFPFIGRKLGGKDHTTVIHSCDKIEKEIKNNETLKEEIELIKQFILSL